One window from the genome of Bacillus weihaiensis encodes:
- a CDS encoding sugar-binding protein has protein sequence MRVVRRLFYLLTFLIFLATSFLTLYYGKETFHLEPEPGVAIQSVQSIQSNESNNPTEATHATAATGAKANTNSTLPASTTNQKTKDPDYHFVLIPEELDNDYWRLVEQGARDAAKFHNVYLEYLGPKQANNDEHIKTIDMAIAGLVDGIMTQGLGEQEFNHLVTKAKEKLIPIVTVDTDSPTSQRAAYVGTDNYYAGFLAGKALINDTEGHQEVAIITGRLEASHQQLRVKGFKDAIETENRIKIVTIEESSITEIGAVEATHQIIRRYPTITAFYGTSALDGIGIAQVVEDLKAEDDMYIIGFDILPETLDYMKKGTIEATVVQYPYQMGYEAVEKLIQLTEGEELEPLQHTDTKVIHKEDLPISPESMNGGNQP, from the coding sequence ATGAGAGTTGTCCGGCGCTTGTTCTATCTCCTTACCTTTCTTATATTCTTAGCAACTAGCTTTCTCACTTTATATTATGGTAAGGAGACCTTCCATCTCGAGCCAGAACCAGGAGTTGCCATACAATCCGTACAATCCATACAGTCCAATGAATCTAACAATCCTACAGAAGCCACTCATGCAACAGCAGCAACTGGGGCAAAAGCAAACACCAATTCCACTCTCCCAGCGAGTACAACTAACCAAAAAACGAAAGATCCAGATTACCACTTCGTCCTCATACCAGAAGAGCTTGACAATGACTATTGGCGACTTGTTGAGCAAGGAGCGCGTGATGCTGCGAAATTCCATAATGTCTATCTCGAGTACCTTGGACCGAAGCAGGCCAATAATGATGAGCATATAAAAACCATTGATATGGCTATAGCAGGACTTGTAGACGGCATTATGACACAGGGGCTCGGTGAACAAGAATTTAACCATCTTGTCACAAAGGCCAAAGAAAAACTCATCCCCATCGTCACTGTCGATACCGATTCACCAACTAGCCAACGAGCGGCATACGTCGGCACTGATAATTATTATGCAGGATTTCTCGCAGGCAAAGCCCTCATCAATGACACAGAAGGCCATCAAGAGGTTGCCATCATCACGGGGCGGCTTGAAGCCTCTCATCAACAGCTACGTGTAAAAGGATTTAAGGACGCCATTGAAACAGAAAACCGAATAAAGATTGTCACAATCGAAGAATCATCGATTACTGAAATTGGAGCCGTGGAAGCAACACATCAAATTATCAGGCGTTATCCAACGATCACCGCTTTTTACGGAACGAGTGCCCTTGATGGCATTGGGATTGCGCAGGTTGTCGAAGACCTTAAGGCAGAGGATGACATGTATATAATCGGATTCGACATTCTCCCCGAAACCCTTGACTATATGAAAAAAGGGACGATTGAAGCAACCGTTGTCCAATATCCGTATCAAATGGGCTATGAAGCCGTCGAAAAGCTCATACAATTAACAGAAGGAGAGGAGCTTGAACCCCTTCAGCATACAGATACGAAGGTGATTCACAAAGAGGATCTACCAATTTCCCCAGAATCCATGAATGGAGGGAACCAGCCATGA
- a CDS encoding sensor histidine kinase translates to MNKIRTKVLLYFLAFVLLFNLVSYSIYYSSSQIVSEYHSSFERFLLFNEITQQSTQVYEKINAYVVEKDAMFIEEYTDIKKRLQENNQKLTAEAVTGINKQELEKYQRMIRNLLFESDVTIAAVQLHNVDQYTSHAKEVRNISSYILESTLQLLNLELADYHMFYQEMTDRQHSFKWFTINLFTSTLMFGLLAAVWFSRGLTNPLMKLSKAAKEVSEGKFDGPPISLKTNDEVKILSDSFEDMRNNIKKLILEIKEKSELDKLLKELELKHLQNQINPHFLFNTLNTISRMAYLEDATVTSRLIQSVSTLLRSSLGDINKTVSLREETKVVKEYFHIQKTRFAERIQFQTDIDESCLDVQIPTLTLQPLVENAFIHGVEEREEGGTIGLKIYRDPQKDQIIVEVSDNGKGMNDSTRQQILSKQEIDLQEEHSGHSTGIGLRNVIKRLELVYKERVLDIESEENRGTTIKIKLPIKKEVIA, encoded by the coding sequence ATGAATAAGATTCGCACAAAGGTGTTGCTCTATTTTTTAGCGTTTGTCCTCCTCTTTAACCTTGTCTCATACTCGATTTATTATAGTAGCTCACAAATTGTCTCGGAGTACCATAGTAGCTTTGAACGGTTCCTACTATTTAATGAAATCACCCAGCAATCCACCCAAGTATATGAAAAAATTAATGCATACGTGGTTGAGAAGGATGCGATGTTTATTGAAGAATACACGGATATAAAAAAACGCCTACAAGAAAATAATCAAAAGCTCACAGCGGAGGCTGTAACCGGAATAAATAAACAGGAGCTTGAAAAATACCAACGGATGATTCGAAATTTACTGTTTGAAAGTGATGTCACTATTGCCGCTGTTCAGCTACATAATGTTGACCAGTACACCTCGCATGCAAAGGAAGTACGCAATATCTCGAGCTACATTTTAGAATCAACTCTTCAGCTACTTAATTTAGAGCTAGCTGATTATCATATGTTTTATCAAGAAATGACTGACCGTCAGCATTCGTTTAAATGGTTTACGATCAATTTATTTACGTCAACCTTGATGTTTGGCTTACTCGCAGCCGTATGGTTTTCACGAGGGTTAACAAACCCACTGATGAAGCTATCAAAAGCAGCGAAGGAAGTATCAGAAGGGAAGTTTGACGGACCACCAATAAGCTTGAAAACAAATGATGAAGTAAAGATTCTTAGCGATTCGTTTGAAGATATGCGGAACAATATTAAGAAGCTCATTTTAGAGATTAAGGAAAAATCAGAGCTAGATAAGCTACTTAAGGAGCTGGAGCTCAAGCATTTGCAAAATCAAATCAATCCGCACTTCCTCTTTAATACCCTTAACACAATTTCAAGAATGGCCTACCTAGAGGATGCGACGGTGACATCAAGGCTCATTCAATCTGTTTCCACATTACTAAGATCGAGTCTCGGAGATATAAATAAAACGGTGTCGTTACGAGAGGAAACAAAGGTTGTAAAAGAGTATTTTCACATCCAGAAAACAAGATTTGCTGAACGGATTCAATTTCAAACAGATATTGATGAATCTTGCTTAGATGTCCAAATCCCAACGCTCACACTACAGCCTCTTGTAGAGAATGCTTTTATCCACGGTGTAGAGGAGAGGGAAGAAGGCGGAACAATTGGGTTAAAAATTTACCGTGACCCTCAAAAGGACCAGATCATCGTCGAGGTTTCTGACAATGGAAAAGGAATGAATGATAGCACAAGACAACAAATTCTTTCAAAGCAGGAGATTGATTTGCAAGAGGAGCATAGCGGACACTCAACTGGAATTGGCCTGCGAAATGTGATCAAACGCTTAGAGCTTGTGTACAAGGAACGTGTTCTAGATATTGAATCGGAAGAAAACAGAGGAACGACGATTAAAATAAAACTCCCGATTAAAAAGGAGGTAATCGCTTGA
- a CDS encoding response regulator: MIVDDEMIERKAMKKFIEESFSHIRVIAEAQNGRMAIEKAREHKPDVMIMDIHMPGINGLDAIELIKKELPQTKFIMVSAYDSFEYAKSAMKFGVKEYILKPSQKQETLEALIRVEKEIQAEKVHVVETQNLANQQVISAIIQNEITAETKRHFKSEGMSFFYMIQSQGSHQNLLDILHEKVKLPFITKEVGNKLAVLVHSEKKTTHHAKAEALTMARSLTQFFHEKTSIGIGLPYLEVTKLPISYQQALLAATQLEKEANVRYGFADSEERREQDTIRKLEQSLLNEIMAGRVEQANDYYMLIEEHCSLESSEAATLTRLRELALRMKQAVVTERGSTEAVPPGDLDTTHDMRLFIKKLCECMILHKAKHDAITLAKVYIKRHYKESLSLEEVAAYVDLTPTYFTKLFKEETRQTFIEYVTEARIEKAKHLLLQTKDSLKEIAFEVGYKDPNYFSRVFKKMVNMSPKQFRSTTSTTK; this comes from the coding sequence ATGATCGTGGATGACGAAATGATCGAACGAAAAGCTATGAAAAAATTCATTGAGGAAAGCTTTTCACATATAAGAGTGATAGCAGAGGCGCAAAACGGAAGAATGGCGATAGAAAAAGCAAGGGAGCATAAGCCTGATGTAATGATCATGGATATTCATATGCCTGGAATTAATGGCTTGGATGCGATTGAGCTAATTAAGAAGGAGCTGCCACAAACAAAGTTCATCATGGTCTCTGCCTATGATTCTTTTGAATATGCCAAGAGTGCCATGAAGTTCGGTGTAAAGGAATATATTTTAAAGCCCAGTCAAAAACAAGAAACCTTAGAGGCACTTATCCGAGTAGAAAAGGAAATACAGGCTGAAAAGGTACATGTCGTTGAAACACAAAACTTAGCGAACCAACAGGTTATTTCGGCGATTATTCAAAATGAAATAACAGCTGAAACAAAACGCCATTTCAAAAGCGAAGGAATGAGTTTTTTCTATATGATTCAGTCACAGGGATCTCATCAGAATTTACTAGATATCCTTCATGAGAAGGTAAAGCTACCATTTATAACAAAAGAAGTGGGAAATAAGCTAGCAGTCCTTGTACATTCTGAGAAAAAAACGACACATCATGCGAAAGCAGAAGCCTTAACAATGGCTCGTTCTCTTACACAGTTCTTTCATGAGAAAACGAGTATTGGCATAGGCTTACCTTATTTAGAGGTGACGAAGCTACCAATCTCGTATCAGCAGGCATTGTTAGCAGCCACGCAGCTAGAGAAGGAGGCAAATGTCCGCTATGGGTTCGCGGATTCCGAGGAAAGAAGGGAACAGGATACGATAAGGAAGCTAGAGCAGTCGCTTTTAAATGAGATTATGGCAGGGAGAGTAGAGCAGGCGAATGATTATTATATGCTAATTGAAGAACACTGTAGCCTTGAAAGCTCTGAAGCTGCGACTCTTACAAGGCTAAGAGAGCTAGCCCTCCGTATGAAGCAGGCTGTTGTCACAGAACGAGGATCAACAGAGGCTGTACCTCCTGGAGATCTCGATACTACCCATGATATGCGTCTTTTTATAAAAAAGTTATGTGAGTGCATGATTCTTCATAAGGCTAAACATGATGCAATTACACTAGCGAAAGTGTATATCAAAAGGCATTACAAAGAGTCGTTAAGTCTTGAGGAGGTTGCGGCATATGTGGATTTAACTCCAACTTACTTTACGAAGCTTTTTAAAGAGGAAACGAGGCAAACATTTATTGAGTATGTAACAGAAGCTCGAATTGAAAAAGCAAAGCATTTACTGTTGCAAACAAAGGATAGCTTAAAGGAAATTGCCTTTGAGGTTGGCTATAAGGATCCAAATTATTTTAGTCGTGTGTTTAAAAAAATGGTTAATATGTCACCAAAACAGTTTAGGTCTACAACCTCCACCACAAAATAA
- a CDS encoding ABC transporter substrate-binding protein encodes MKKGFLVSLFLVFTLIVSACSSNTSTNEGGEKTSEGGGDKTAALDIFSWWTGAGEEDGLKALIALFEEKHPEIPIENAAVAGGAGTNAKAVLASRMQGDDPPATFQVHGGAELNEGWVAAGKMETLNDFYEAEGLLDKFPQDLIDMVSKDGNIYSVPVNIHRGNVLWYNKKVFEENGVEAPTTFDEFFEVADVLKEKGITPLALGDKEPWTASHLYETVLLGVLGAEDYGKLWTGEVAFDDPKVVEAAETFKKMLSYINDDHSSRNWQDATQLVANGEAAMNIMGDWAKGYLVNDLKLKVNEDFGYIATPGTDGQFMVITDTFGLPKGVDNPEGVKQFLSVLASVEGQDAFNPLKGSIPARVDSDVSKYDQYGQDTIEEFKSAELAASLAHGSAAPEGFVTKVNQNINIFVTQQDVDQFTESLTSAASELN; translated from the coding sequence ATGAAAAAGGGTTTTCTAGTATCTTTATTTCTTGTTTTTACTTTAATTGTTTCAGCTTGTAGCTCGAATACAAGCACTAACGAAGGGGGAGAGAAGACGAGCGAAGGTGGCGGTGACAAAACAGCTGCACTGGATATTTTTAGCTGGTGGACTGGTGCGGGGGAAGAGGATGGATTAAAAGCTCTTATTGCATTATTCGAGGAAAAGCACCCAGAGATCCCGATTGAAAATGCAGCAGTAGCAGGTGGTGCAGGGACGAATGCAAAGGCGGTGTTGGCTAGTCGTATGCAAGGAGACGATCCTCCGGCTACATTCCAGGTACATGGTGGAGCTGAGCTGAATGAAGGCTGGGTAGCTGCTGGAAAAATGGAAACATTAAACGATTTTTATGAAGCAGAAGGCTTACTTGATAAATTTCCACAGGACTTAATCGACATGGTTAGTAAGGATGGAAACATTTACTCTGTACCTGTTAATATTCACCGAGGAAATGTGCTTTGGTACAACAAAAAGGTATTTGAGGAAAATGGGGTAGAGGCACCAACAACCTTTGATGAATTTTTTGAAGTAGCGGATGTCTTAAAGGAAAAAGGCATTACACCTTTAGCACTTGGTGATAAAGAGCCGTGGACTGCATCTCATCTATACGAAACGGTTTTACTAGGTGTGTTAGGAGCAGAGGATTATGGAAAACTGTGGACAGGTGAAGTAGCATTCGATGATCCCAAAGTAGTAGAAGCAGCAGAAACGTTCAAGAAAATGCTTTCCTATATCAATGACGATCATTCTTCACGCAACTGGCAGGATGCAACACAGCTAGTGGCAAATGGAGAAGCGGCTATGAATATCATGGGAGATTGGGCAAAGGGATACTTAGTGAACGACCTGAAGCTAAAAGTGAACGAAGACTTTGGCTATATCGCAACACCAGGTACTGACGGACAATTCATGGTCATCACAGATACATTTGGCTTGCCAAAGGGGGTAGACAATCCAGAGGGTGTAAAGCAATTCTTAAGCGTATTAGCTTCTGTTGAAGGGCAGGATGCCTTCAATCCGCTAAAAGGATCTATCCCAGCACGTGTAGACTCCGATGTATCAAAATATGACCAATATGGTCAAGACACAATCGAAGAATTCAAGTCTGCAGAGCTCGCGGCAAGTCTAGCGCACGGCTCAGCAGCACCAGAAGGCTTCGTCACTAAAGTGAACCAAAACATCAACATCTTCGTCACCCAACAAGACGTAGACCAATTCACAGAATCCCTAACATCAGCAGCATCCGAACTAAACTAA
- a CDS encoding carbohydrate ABC transporter permease, translated as MMIAPKKRKLSKDHLLAIAFLMPSFLLILVFVYGFIGWTGYVSVSNWNTLVPDFSFVGLKNYLYLFQDFRFQADLRNTLFFTVLFIGFVILSGMGLAILLDQKIKAEPVFRNLFFFPMALSFVVTGVVWQWLLNPSTGVNLFLAKLGLDSKWYTDTTILGGLQWGKIEFGIPVALLAVVIAAVWQMTGFSLAMYLAGLRGIPDEVREAARMDGASEWMIYRKIILPLLRPITVSVIIIMAHISLKIFDLIYAMTGPGANFVTDVPGVYMFETTFRGNYYANGAAIAIIMLVSVAIFIVPYLISSRKAEA; from the coding sequence ATGATGATAGCACCGAAAAAACGCAAGCTCTCGAAGGACCACCTATTGGCCATCGCATTTCTCATGCCATCATTTCTGCTTATCTTAGTGTTTGTCTACGGCTTCATCGGCTGGACTGGATATGTCTCTGTTAGCAACTGGAACACACTTGTTCCTGACTTTTCATTCGTAGGCTTAAAAAACTATCTCTATTTATTCCAAGACTTTCGTTTCCAGGCGGATCTTCGAAACACCCTGTTCTTTACCGTCTTATTTATCGGTTTTGTCATCTTAAGTGGAATGGGTCTTGCTATCTTACTCGATCAAAAAATCAAAGCAGAACCCGTTTTCCGAAACTTATTCTTCTTTCCAATGGCTTTATCCTTCGTCGTCACGGGGGTTGTATGGCAATGGCTACTAAACCCATCAACAGGTGTGAACTTATTCCTAGCGAAGCTAGGTCTGGATTCTAAATGGTATACAGATACAACGATACTAGGAGGACTTCAATGGGGGAAAATTGAATTCGGCATTCCGGTAGCTCTTCTTGCTGTCGTCATAGCAGCAGTTTGGCAAATGACAGGCTTCTCATTAGCTATGTATTTAGCGGGTCTACGTGGAATTCCTGATGAAGTAAGAGAGGCGGCTCGCATGGACGGGGCATCGGAATGGATGATTTATCGAAAAATTATTCTCCCCTTATTACGACCAATCACAGTAAGTGTGATTATCATCATGGCCCATATTTCCTTAAAAATCTTTGACTTAATTTATGCCATGACAGGACCAGGAGCAAACTTTGTCACAGATGTCCCTGGTGTGTATATGTTCGAAACGACATTTCGAGGCAATTACTACGCGAACGGGGCAGCAATTGCCATCATCATGCTTGTATCAGTAGCAATCTTCATCGTTCCCTATTTAATCAGTAGCAGAAAGGCGGAGGCATAA
- a CDS encoding carbohydrate ABC transporter permease, translated as MVLQRMSKPVIYLILIAMSLFFLMPVYVMVITSLKSFDEVTLATMWQLPSSINLSGYSEAFSKLAPNLINSFYLVIPATLFSALLGAMNGYVLAKWKFKGADILFTFILFGMFIPYQSILIPLIQFLREVGLYNSIPGLVFVHVVYGLPITTLMFRNFYANIPDEMIESAQIDGAGFLGIFRHIMMPLSITSFVVVAIWQFTNIWNEFLFAVTITTSDQQPIMVALQNLSGSQIVHWNVQMAGALLAALPTLLVYILLGKYFVKGLLAGSVKG; from the coding sequence ATGGTGTTACAACGAATGAGCAAACCAGTCATCTATCTTATCTTAATAGCCATGAGTTTATTCTTCCTCATGCCTGTATACGTTATGGTAATAACAAGCTTAAAATCGTTCGATGAAGTTACACTTGCAACAATGTGGCAGCTACCAAGCTCGATTAACTTAAGTGGCTACTCAGAAGCCTTCTCAAAACTAGCACCGAATCTCATAAACTCGTTTTATTTAGTCATCCCTGCAACGTTGTTTTCCGCTTTACTAGGAGCCATGAATGGCTATGTTCTAGCAAAATGGAAGTTCAAAGGAGCAGATATCCTATTTACATTCATCCTATTTGGGATGTTTATCCCGTATCAAAGTATATTAATTCCATTAATCCAATTTCTACGTGAAGTGGGCCTATACAACTCAATCCCAGGTCTTGTCTTTGTGCATGTTGTCTACGGTCTCCCAATCACAACCTTAATGTTCCGTAACTTTTACGCAAACATCCCAGATGAAATGATTGAATCAGCTCAAATTGATGGGGCAGGCTTCTTAGGAATCTTCCGGCACATCATGATGCCACTTTCGATCACGAGCTTTGTAGTCGTGGCGATCTGGCAGTTCACAAACATATGGAATGAATTCCTATTTGCTGTCACCATTACTACATCCGATCAACAACCAATCATGGTTGCCTTACAAAACCTATCCGGAAGCCAAATCGTCCACTGGAATGTCCAAATGGCCGGAGCGCTCCTAGCCGCACTCCCAACACTACTCGTCTACATCCTCCTAGGCAAATACTTTGTGAAGGGGCTACTGGCAGGCTCAGTAAAAGGGTAG
- a CDS encoding transposase, producing MSRKPRIWYPGATYHIYKRGNRRSDLFHDNSDRYKYFNLLADTKQRYPFTLHSYCLMTNHIHLLLQTDQHNIGLIMQDLNFRYAIYFNKKYSLEGHVFQNRYGSSLITSDAKFLNIGKYIHLNPSEAKMVKKPENFKWSSYHYYVTNTPNQLITKEKTLSYFPAPQIENFRRFTMEP from the coding sequence ATGTCAAGAAAACCAAGAATATGGTACCCCGGAGCAACCTACCACATTTATAAAAGAGGAAATCGTCGAAGTGATCTCTTCCACGACAATTCAGACAGATATAAATACTTCAATCTCCTCGCTGACACCAAACAAAGATACCCTTTCACCCTTCATAGCTACTGCTTAATGACAAACCACATTCATCTCTTACTTCAAACGGATCAACACAACATCGGCCTCATCATGCAGGATCTCAACTTTCGCTACGCCATCTACTTCAATAAAAAATATTCCCTTGAAGGTCATGTGTTTCAAAATAGATACGGTTCTTCTCTCATCACCAGCGATGCTAAGTTTCTAAATATAGGGAAGTATATTCACCTAAACCCATCCGAAGCAAAAATGGTCAAAAAACCAGAAAACTTTAAATGGAGTAGCTATCACTACTACGTAACAAATACACCTAACCAACTGATAACAAAAGAAAAAACACTCTCATATTTTCCAGCTCCTCAAATAGAAAACTTTCGAAGGTTTACGATGGAACCATAA
- a CDS encoding ROK family protein, with product MYTIGIDLGGTNLRIGFFNEQGELLEEQSRPTESEKGPNHTISIMANEINKLKEKHSSSNSIIQSVGIGAPGPLNPQKGIIIEPPNLPGWVNIPLVSLLEEKTNLPVKLENDANAAALAEATLGAGKGARSVYFLTISTGIGGGYVLNGELVSGAQGSCGEIGNMIVDPSPDAYQGPGLNKGALEGLASGTAIGRIGKERFGVETGAQGVVEQAASGNKEAQQILTEAVNYLAIGLANIIHTVNPEIIVLGGGVMKSKDYILQPLIEKTKQYVYPSLRDQLVIKPAHLDQKAGLIGAGLLRK from the coding sequence ATGTACACAATCGGAATTGACTTAGGTGGAACAAACCTTCGAATTGGATTTTTCAATGAACAGGGTGAGCTTTTAGAGGAACAAAGTCGTCCAACAGAAAGTGAAAAGGGGCCAAATCACACTATCTCAATCATGGCCAACGAAATCAACAAACTGAAAGAAAAGCACTCCAGCTCCAACTCCATTATTCAATCAGTCGGAATTGGGGCACCAGGTCCACTTAATCCACAGAAAGGAATCATTATCGAGCCACCGAATTTGCCGGGATGGGTAAACATTCCACTCGTCTCCCTACTTGAAGAAAAAACAAACCTACCAGTAAAACTAGAAAATGACGCAAATGCAGCAGCTCTCGCAGAAGCAACGTTAGGTGCGGGCAAAGGAGCAAGGAGTGTCTATTTCCTCACGATCAGCACAGGAATTGGTGGAGGCTATGTTCTTAATGGTGAACTTGTATCAGGTGCACAAGGTAGCTGTGGAGAAATCGGCAATATGATTGTTGATCCAAGTCCTGATGCCTATCAAGGTCCTGGTCTCAATAAAGGTGCCCTAGAAGGTCTAGCGAGTGGTACAGCAATTGGTCGAATCGGCAAGGAGCGTTTTGGTGTGGAAACCGGGGCACAAGGAGTGGTTGAGCAAGCAGCTAGTGGGAACAAAGAAGCCCAGCAAATACTAACGGAAGCCGTAAACTACTTAGCCATTGGCCTTGCAAATATCATTCATACAGTTAATCCAGAAATCATCGTTCTCGGTGGAGGGGTGATGAAATCGAAGGACTACATTCTTCAACCATTAATTGAAAAAACAAAGCAATACGTCTACCCAAGTCTTCGGGATCAACTCGTGATTAAACCAGCTCATCTCGATCAAAAAGCAGGTCTAATAGGTGCAGGCTTGCTGAGAAAATAA
- a CDS encoding VanZ family protein — MRAFIFLFYLLFLFFFTCTESLSHLLHEYQLHFRFSPNPPLHEFFHNDFSIDNSAYMTQKLGHVMSFFFLGAITYWKWPSRLVVILVGLGAGFTTEILQLYFSRSGRLLDVGYDVCGSLIFLGALIGYPLIRSEVMVEGDKGTMKRRRNVS, encoded by the coding sequence TTGAGAGCTTTCATTTTTCTCTTTTATCTACTGTTTTTGTTTTTCTTTACATGTACCGAAAGCCTATCACATCTATTACATGAATATCAGCTACACTTTCGGTTTTCACCTAATCCCCCATTGCATGAATTCTTTCATAACGATTTTTCTATAGACAATTCAGCTTACATGACCCAAAAACTAGGACATGTGATGAGTTTTTTCTTCTTAGGGGCTATTACGTATTGGAAGTGGCCGAGTCGATTAGTTGTGATCTTAGTAGGATTAGGAGCTGGGTTTACAACTGAAATATTGCAGCTTTATTTTTCACGTAGCGGGAGATTATTAGATGTTGGGTATGATGTGTGTGGAAGTTTGATCTTTTTAGGTGCTTTAATAGGATATCCGTTAATTCGAAGTGAAGTGATGGTAGAAGGAGATAAGGGGACTATGAAAAGGAGAAGGAATGTGTCATAG
- a CDS encoding YveK family protein, with the protein MEETISLKELFLTLKKRLSLIIIIAAIATATSGLVSYFLLTPIYQSSTQILVNQSKNDQQAYNVGELQTNLQLINTYNVIIKSPAILDKVIEKEELNMSAGALNSLVTVGSEQNSQVVNITVQNEDPKKAAAIANSIATTFKEEIATIMSVDNVSILTTAELGENPAPIKPQPVLNMAIALVVGLMAGVGLAFLLEYLDNTIKNEQDIEKQLGLPVLGAITTINMDSEASPHESKPSTLRTRGESVGS; encoded by the coding sequence ATGGAAGAAACAATCAGCTTAAAGGAGCTGTTTCTTACATTAAAGAAACGTCTCTCACTCATCATCATTATCGCAGCCATTGCAACCGCGACAAGCGGACTAGTTAGTTATTTTCTCCTAACACCAATTTACCAATCCTCTACACAAATTTTGGTAAATCAGTCAAAGAATGATCAGCAGGCGTACAACGTAGGTGAGCTTCAAACAAACCTACAGTTAATTAACACGTACAATGTCATCATTAAGAGTCCAGCAATATTAGATAAAGTCATTGAAAAAGAAGAGCTAAACATGAGTGCAGGTGCATTAAATAGCTTAGTTACAGTGGGAAGTGAACAGAACTCTCAGGTTGTTAACATCACTGTTCAAAATGAGGATCCAAAAAAAGCAGCTGCGATTGCCAATTCAATTGCTACAACGTTTAAAGAAGAGATTGCAACCATTATGAGTGTTGATAATGTCAGTATCTTAACGACAGCAGAGCTTGGAGAGAATCCAGCGCCGATTAAACCACAGCCAGTACTGAACATGGCGATTGCTTTAGTTGTAGGTCTCATGGCAGGTGTGGGCTTAGCCTTCTTATTAGAATACTTAGATAACACGATTAAAAATGAACAGGATATTGAAAAACAGCTTGGTCTTCCAGTACTTGGAGCGATTACAACAATTAACATGGATTCGGAAGCAAGCCCACATGAATCCAAACCATCAACGTTAAGAACGCGAGGTGAGTCTGTTGGCTCGTAA
- a CDS encoding CpsD/CapB family tyrosine-protein kinase, with translation MARKDRKQLFQLQNRSLISMTSPKSPIAEQFRTIRTNIQFSSIDQELQTIIVTSSGPAEGKSTTTANLAVVFAQQGKRVLLIDSDLRKPTVHYTFRLENHVGLSNVLTRQSTLQEAVKETAQEKLWVLSSGPIPPNPSELLGSKGMQVLLEQAKEEYDVIILDTPPVLAVTDAQVLSNIADGVVLVVSSGKTETESAKKAKELLDSAKAKILGVVLNNKKAEDSQYYYYYGGK, from the coding sequence TTGGCTCGTAAAGATCGAAAACAACTATTTCAATTACAAAACCGAAGCTTAATCTCAATGACAAGTCCGAAATCTCCAATCGCGGAGCAATTTCGTACAATTCGTACAAATATCCAATTCTCAAGTATTGACCAGGAGCTTCAGACGATTATTGTGACATCCTCTGGTCCTGCAGAAGGAAAATCAACGACAACAGCAAATTTAGCAGTGGTCTTTGCTCAGCAAGGAAAGCGTGTCTTATTAATTGATTCTGATTTACGTAAACCGACTGTTCATTATACATTCCGTCTTGAAAACCATGTAGGGCTTTCAAACGTGTTAACGAGACAATCAACATTACAAGAAGCAGTAAAGGAAACAGCTCAGGAAAAGCTTTGGGTATTATCAAGTGGTCCAATTCCACCAAATCCTTCCGAGCTACTTGGCTCTAAAGGTATGCAGGTTCTTCTTGAGCAAGCAAAGGAAGAATACGATGTGATCATTCTTGATACACCACCAGTACTTGCTGTAACCGATGCCCAAGTATTATCTAATATAGCGGACGGAGTTGTCTTAGTCGTAAGTAGTGGTAAGACAGAAACAGAATCTGCGAAGAAAGCGAAAGAATTACTAGATAGTGCAAAGGCGAAGATCCTAGGTGTGGTCCTAAACAATAAAAAAGCAGAAGACAGTCAGTATTATTACTACTATGGGGGAAAATAG